From Motacilla alba alba isolate MOTALB_02 chromosome 9, Motacilla_alba_V1.0_pri, whole genome shotgun sequence, a single genomic window includes:
- the PHC3 gene encoding polyhomeotic-like protein 3 isoform X1 — translation MENEPNTTTCSASTTTVTTTSTSRTPLPQISVYSGSDRHAVQVIQQALHRPPSSAAQYLQQMYAAQQQHLMLQTAALQQQHLSSTQFQSLATVPQASLSGGRQCTSPTGSVTQQSSMSQTSINLSTSPTPAQIISRSQTSNTTSSSITQQTMLLGSTSPTLSASQAQMYLRAQMLIFTPATTVAAVQSDIPVVSSSSSSSCQSAATQVQNLTLRSQKLGVLSSSQNGPPKSSSQTQSLCPSKAVSSSKGSQADPSESNRKGESPAPECRSTPVTRTSSIHHLITPASYSPLQPHSLVKHQQIPLHSPPPKISHHQLILQQQQQVQPIALQTPPGQEPPPSQHCLPLPSHALPPAPSSVPSHCSPIHIHPPPLPLSPTPSQSAQQSVVVSPPPSHSPSQSPTIIIHPQALIQSQASSLVPAALQPEPAAPQAAAANPVRPSQPLSLPQHLPLPPSPAVHIGAVEPPSLVSPGQQLVSSTPHQQYPALQSAPIPLAAPPQLSASSTQIQPLPLQSVQSLQVQPEILSQGQVLVQNTLVSEEELPAAEALVQLPFQTLPPPQTVAVNLQVQPSVPIETPVIYQVENVCEEEMPEDSDCVHMARTPTPPTLSPPAITLGNGEALNSEDPLSEHGGLPSVTSSVSASVIKSPSDPSHASIPPPPLLLPAATTRSNSTSMPNSIPSLENKPPQAIVKPQILTHVIEGFVIQEGLEPFPVSRSSLLVEQPAEKRLLVEGQIMSVVCVESDLQNTKHADNSSDTEIEDMIAEEGLDEIENDLLKCEFCGKMGYPNKFLRSKRFCSTSCAKRHSLSCTKKFGLFPSDKTSRWNRKSDSQSLGRRGRRPSGPEGASRDHFLRQLPITYPSAEEDLAPHEDAVPTAMTTRLRRQSERERERELRELRMRKMPESIDLLPVVQTDPSVWTVDEVWAFIHSLPGCQDIADEFRAQEIDGQALLLLKEDHLMSAMNIKLGPALKICARINSLKES, via the exons ATGGAGAATGAACCCAACACGACGACATGTTCTGCATCCACCACGACCGTCACCACCACCTCCACTTCCCGCACGCCGCTGCCGCAGATCTCCGTCTACAGCGGCTCTGACAGACATGCTGTCCAG GTTATTCAGCAGGCCTTGCATCGTCCTCCTAGCTCAGCTGCTCAGTACCTCCAGCAGATGTATGCAGCTCAACAGCAGCATCTAATGCTGCagactgctgctctgcagcagcagcacttaaGCAGTACCCAATTTCAGAGTCTGGCAACTGTTCCACAG GCAAGCCTGTCAGGTGGGAGGCAATGTACTTCCCCCACTGGGAGTGTCACTCAGCAGTCAAGCATGTCGCAGACCTCG aTTAACCTCTCCACCTCTCCTACACCTGCACAGATAATAAGCCGCTCTCAGACCTCcaacaccaccagcagcagcatcacccagCAGACGAtgttgctgggcagcacctCTCCCACCCTGAGTGCGAGCCAGGCTCAAATGTATCTACGAGCTCAGATG CTTATTTTTACTCCTGCGACCACTGTGGCTGCTGTCCAGTCTGACATTCCTGTtgtctcctcatcctcctcatcttcctgTCAGTCTGCAGCTACTCAG GTTCAGAACTTGACGCTGCGCAGTCAGAAGCTGGGTGTGTTGTCAAGTTCACAGAATGGCCCACCAAAGAGCAGCAGTCAAACTCAGTCGCTGTGCCCCAGTAAGGCTGTCAGCAGCTccaagggcagccaggcagATCCCTCCGAAAGCAATAGGAAAGGCGAGAGCCCCGCTCCAGAGTGCCGGAGCACGCCGGTCACACGGACATCCAGCATCCACCACTTAATTACACCAG cTTCATATTCTCCATTGCAACCTCATTCTCTAGTAAAACATCAGCAGATCCCGCTTCATTCACCACCTCCAAAGATTTCCCATCATCAGctgatcctgcagcagcagcagcaagtccAGCCGATTGCACTTCAGACTCCTCCGGGCCAGGAGCCGCCTCCATCCCAGCACTGtctgcccctccccagccatGCGCTGCCTCCGGCCCCCAGCAGCGTCCCGTCCCACTGCTCCCCTATCCACATCCATCCTCCGCCTCTCCCGCTCTCTCCTACCCCGTCCCAGTCGGCTCAGCAGTCAGTGGTGGTGTCTCCTCCGCCGTCCCACTCCCCGAGTCAGTCACCCACCATAATTATTCACCCTCAAGCCCTTATCCAGTCCCAGGCCAGCTCCCTGGTGCCGGCGGCTCTGCAGCCCGAGCCGGCCGCTCCCCAGGCGGCTGCCGCCAACCCCGTGCGGCCATCGCAGCCGCTCAGCCTCCCGCAGCACCTGCCGCTCCCGCCCTCGCCCGCCGTGCACATCGGGGCCGTGGAGCCGCCCAGCTTGGTTTCCCCGGGCCAGCAGCTCGTGTCCTCCACGCCGCACCAGCAGTATCCGGCCCTGCAATCCGCTCCCATCCCTCTGGCAGCTCCGCCTCAGCTCTCGGCATCCTCAACCCAGATTCAACCGCTGCCCCTGCAGTCTGTGCAGTCTTTACAAGTGCAGCCTGAAATTCTGTCCCAGGGCCAGGTTTTGGTTCAAAACACTTTGGTTTCTGAGGAGGAacttcctgctgcagaggctttggTCCAGCTGCCATTTCAAACTCTTCCACCGCCACAGACCGTCGCAGTAAACCTGCAGGTGCAGCCCTCTGTGCCGATTGAAACTCCAGTG ATTTACCAAGTGGAGAATGTGTGTGAAGAGGAGATGCCCGAGGACTCAGATTGTGTCCACATGGCAAGAACACCTACACCACCCACCTTGTCCCCACCAGCCATAACCTTGGGCAATGGAGAGGCTCTTAATTCAGAAGATCCTTTGTCAG AACATGGGGGACTGCCTTCAGTGACATCATCAGTCAGTGCCTCAGTAATTAAATCTCCATCTGATCCTTCCCATGCCTCTATTCCACCACCCCCTCTTTTGCTTCCAGCAGCAACGACAAGGAGCAACAGCACATCCATGCCCAATAGCATTCCCAGCCTAGAAAACAAACCTCCACAGGCTATTGTTAAACCCCAGATCCTGACCCACGTCATCGAAGGATTTGTGATTCAGGAGGGGTTGGAGCCATTCCCT GTCAGTCGTTCATCTTTGCTGGTGGAACAGCCTGCAGAGAAGAGATTGCTGGTGGAGGGTCAGATCATGAGTGTGGTGTGTGTTGAATCAGACTTGCAGAACACAAAACATGCAGACAACTCATCAGACACAGAGATAGAGGATATGATTGCAGAAG AGGGACTGGATGAAATTGAAAATGATCTTCTGAAGTGTGAATTTTGTGGAAAAATGGGATATCCCAATAAGTTTCTGCGGTCAAAAAGGTTCTGCTCCACATCCTGTGCCAAAAG GCACAGCCTTAGTTGCACTAAGAAATTTGGGCTGTTTCCATCAGACAAGACCAGTCGTTGGAATCGGAAGTCAGATAGCCAAAGTCTTGGGCGACGCGGGCGTCGGCCGAGCGGCCCTGAGGGGGCGTCACGAGATCATTTTCTTAGACAG CTTCCAATTACTTATCCATCTGCAGAAGAAGATCTGGCTCCTCACGAAGACGCTGTTCCAACGGCCATGACCACGCGTCTGCGGAGGCAGAgtgagagggagagggagcGGGAGCTGCGGGAGCTGAGGATGAGGAAAATGCCAGAGAGCATCGACCTCTTACCAGTGGTGCAAACTGACCCCTCAGTATGGACTGTCGATGAAGTTTGGGCCTTTATACATTCTCTGCCTG GTTGTCAAGATATTGCAGATGAATTTAGAGCACAAGAAATTGATGGACAAGCTCTCCTTTTGTTGAAGGAGGATCACCTTATGAGTGCAATGAATATTAAGCTTGGACCTGCATTGAAAATCTGTGCACGTATCAATTCCTTGAAAGAATCCTAG
- the PHC3 gene encoding polyhomeotic-like protein 3 isoform X3, protein MENEPNTTTCSASTTTVTTTSTSRTPLPQISVYSGSDRHAVQVIQQALHRPPSSAAQYLQQMYAAQQQHLMLQTAALQQQHLSSTQFQSLATVPQIISRSQTSNTTSSSITQQTMLLGSTSPTLSASQAQMYLRAQMLIFTPATTVAAVQSDIPVVSSSSSSSCQSAATQVQNLTLRSQKLGVLSSSQNGPPKSSSQTQSLCPSKAVSSSKGSQADPSESNRKGESPAPECRSTPVTRTSSIHHLITPASYSPLQPHSLVKHQQIPLHSPPPKISHHQLILQQQQQVQPIALQTPPGQEPPPSQHCLPLPSHALPPAPSSVPSHCSPIHIHPPPLPLSPTPSQSAQQSVVVSPPPSHSPSQSPTIIIHPQALIQSQASSLVPAALQPEPAAPQAAAANPVRPSQPLSLPQHLPLPPSPAVHIGAVEPPSLVSPGQQLVSSTPHQQYPALQSAPIPLAAPPQLSASSTQIQPLPLQSVQSLQVQPEILSQGQVLVQNTLVSEEELPAAEALVQLPFQTLPPPQTVAVNLQVQPSVPIETPVIYQVENVCEEEMPEDSDCVHMARTPTPPTLSPPAITLGNGEALNSEDPLSEHGGLPSVTSSVSASVIKSPSDPSHASIPPPPLLLPAATTRSNSTSMPNSIPSLENKPPQAIVKPQILTHVIEGFVIQEGLEPFPVSRSSLLVEQPAEKRLLVEGQIMSVVCVESDLQNTKHADNSSDTEIEDMIAEEGLDEIENDLLKCEFCGKMGYPNKFLRSKRFCSTSCAKRHSLSCTKKFGLFPSDKTSRWNRKSDSQSLGRRGRRPSGPEGASRDHFLRQLPITYPSAEEDLAPHEDAVPTAMTTRLRRQSERERERELRELRMRKMPESIDLLPVVQTDPSVWTVDEVWAFIHSLPGCQDIADEFRAQEIDGQALLLLKEDHLMSAMNIKLGPALKICARINSLKES, encoded by the exons ATGGAGAATGAACCCAACACGACGACATGTTCTGCATCCACCACGACCGTCACCACCACCTCCACTTCCCGCACGCCGCTGCCGCAGATCTCCGTCTACAGCGGCTCTGACAGACATGCTGTCCAG GTTATTCAGCAGGCCTTGCATCGTCCTCCTAGCTCAGCTGCTCAGTACCTCCAGCAGATGTATGCAGCTCAACAGCAGCATCTAATGCTGCagactgctgctctgcagcagcagcacttaaGCAGTACCCAATTTCAGAGTCTGGCAACTGTTCCACAG ATAATAAGCCGCTCTCAGACCTCcaacaccaccagcagcagcatcacccagCAGACGAtgttgctgggcagcacctCTCCCACCCTGAGTGCGAGCCAGGCTCAAATGTATCTACGAGCTCAGATG CTTATTTTTACTCCTGCGACCACTGTGGCTGCTGTCCAGTCTGACATTCCTGTtgtctcctcatcctcctcatcttcctgTCAGTCTGCAGCTACTCAG GTTCAGAACTTGACGCTGCGCAGTCAGAAGCTGGGTGTGTTGTCAAGTTCACAGAATGGCCCACCAAAGAGCAGCAGTCAAACTCAGTCGCTGTGCCCCAGTAAGGCTGTCAGCAGCTccaagggcagccaggcagATCCCTCCGAAAGCAATAGGAAAGGCGAGAGCCCCGCTCCAGAGTGCCGGAGCACGCCGGTCACACGGACATCCAGCATCCACCACTTAATTACACCAG cTTCATATTCTCCATTGCAACCTCATTCTCTAGTAAAACATCAGCAGATCCCGCTTCATTCACCACCTCCAAAGATTTCCCATCATCAGctgatcctgcagcagcagcagcaagtccAGCCGATTGCACTTCAGACTCCTCCGGGCCAGGAGCCGCCTCCATCCCAGCACTGtctgcccctccccagccatGCGCTGCCTCCGGCCCCCAGCAGCGTCCCGTCCCACTGCTCCCCTATCCACATCCATCCTCCGCCTCTCCCGCTCTCTCCTACCCCGTCCCAGTCGGCTCAGCAGTCAGTGGTGGTGTCTCCTCCGCCGTCCCACTCCCCGAGTCAGTCACCCACCATAATTATTCACCCTCAAGCCCTTATCCAGTCCCAGGCCAGCTCCCTGGTGCCGGCGGCTCTGCAGCCCGAGCCGGCCGCTCCCCAGGCGGCTGCCGCCAACCCCGTGCGGCCATCGCAGCCGCTCAGCCTCCCGCAGCACCTGCCGCTCCCGCCCTCGCCCGCCGTGCACATCGGGGCCGTGGAGCCGCCCAGCTTGGTTTCCCCGGGCCAGCAGCTCGTGTCCTCCACGCCGCACCAGCAGTATCCGGCCCTGCAATCCGCTCCCATCCCTCTGGCAGCTCCGCCTCAGCTCTCGGCATCCTCAACCCAGATTCAACCGCTGCCCCTGCAGTCTGTGCAGTCTTTACAAGTGCAGCCTGAAATTCTGTCCCAGGGCCAGGTTTTGGTTCAAAACACTTTGGTTTCTGAGGAGGAacttcctgctgcagaggctttggTCCAGCTGCCATTTCAAACTCTTCCACCGCCACAGACCGTCGCAGTAAACCTGCAGGTGCAGCCCTCTGTGCCGATTGAAACTCCAGTG ATTTACCAAGTGGAGAATGTGTGTGAAGAGGAGATGCCCGAGGACTCAGATTGTGTCCACATGGCAAGAACACCTACACCACCCACCTTGTCCCCACCAGCCATAACCTTGGGCAATGGAGAGGCTCTTAATTCAGAAGATCCTTTGTCAG AACATGGGGGACTGCCTTCAGTGACATCATCAGTCAGTGCCTCAGTAATTAAATCTCCATCTGATCCTTCCCATGCCTCTATTCCACCACCCCCTCTTTTGCTTCCAGCAGCAACGACAAGGAGCAACAGCACATCCATGCCCAATAGCATTCCCAGCCTAGAAAACAAACCTCCACAGGCTATTGTTAAACCCCAGATCCTGACCCACGTCATCGAAGGATTTGTGATTCAGGAGGGGTTGGAGCCATTCCCT GTCAGTCGTTCATCTTTGCTGGTGGAACAGCCTGCAGAGAAGAGATTGCTGGTGGAGGGTCAGATCATGAGTGTGGTGTGTGTTGAATCAGACTTGCAGAACACAAAACATGCAGACAACTCATCAGACACAGAGATAGAGGATATGATTGCAGAAG AGGGACTGGATGAAATTGAAAATGATCTTCTGAAGTGTGAATTTTGTGGAAAAATGGGATATCCCAATAAGTTTCTGCGGTCAAAAAGGTTCTGCTCCACATCCTGTGCCAAAAG GCACAGCCTTAGTTGCACTAAGAAATTTGGGCTGTTTCCATCAGACAAGACCAGTCGTTGGAATCGGAAGTCAGATAGCCAAAGTCTTGGGCGACGCGGGCGTCGGCCGAGCGGCCCTGAGGGGGCGTCACGAGATCATTTTCTTAGACAG CTTCCAATTACTTATCCATCTGCAGAAGAAGATCTGGCTCCTCACGAAGACGCTGTTCCAACGGCCATGACCACGCGTCTGCGGAGGCAGAgtgagagggagagggagcGGGAGCTGCGGGAGCTGAGGATGAGGAAAATGCCAGAGAGCATCGACCTCTTACCAGTGGTGCAAACTGACCCCTCAGTATGGACTGTCGATGAAGTTTGGGCCTTTATACATTCTCTGCCTG GTTGTCAAGATATTGCAGATGAATTTAGAGCACAAGAAATTGATGGACAAGCTCTCCTTTTGTTGAAGGAGGATCACCTTATGAGTGCAATGAATATTAAGCTTGGACCTGCATTGAAAATCTGTGCACGTATCAATTCCTTGAAAGAATCCTAG